Genomic DNA from Stigmatopora argus isolate UIUO_Sarg chromosome 13, RoL_Sarg_1.0, whole genome shotgun sequence:
cgtaatccgttccgagagatcgtatgtcgagctttttgtaactcgagcgaacgtttcccattgaaattaattgaaaacaaattaatttgttccaaccctctgaaaaaacacccaaaacaggatattggattggaaaaaatgttttatttcttctaattcgccatatattgacaaagtaataaataacgagtggtttaatagtaataaaatgtgtttaatagatgtaaaattagacgcatttcgcggaggggagcgacaacgacacacacagaGGCGGAGGGTGGGGGCTGTTTGGggagactttatccacggcacttgtaaaggaacaaacaaatttaaattaacttggataaatatatacagacacactcaaacatacgtttaatgtaactttacacaaaactgaattctagttttgtcttaatcttttgttaccttcgttttccgggttagcggtttgccacgcctccaccctcacgttcgctatcgatggactgtttgctgttgtattgccttcaaaatattccgaaaatgatgcacacaaatgtcctcacaataggataacgcacgaccacttgccaacgagaaatagtcttgaaagaacgatcgcgggagcttctttccttagaaataataacaggaaatgcaatagctgagctcacccacgtattgattgtgggtaatgaagttttattctgattgcctatgggtgttgtgtgcacgagtatacttcattatccAGTAAGCCCTCTTtctgcccgcgcatgcgcgttgtgcgtttcctggtcgcaactcgtctgaataaatcgttcagtcctcgtagatatagtagttatacacgaaagagatgcgccaaaaaaagacagtgcgctacaatgataaacagcctctcatgtcatggccacctggcttggtcgcatctcgaaattttaattgtatcgcgagcgaattattcgatcgaaattttcgtcgtaccacgaggtaccactgtattatttatttttagaaaaaaagcttgaTTTTGACAGTTATCTATTCCAAGAAATGTGTCAGACAGCGACATCCTTGCTTTGGAGCGGCGGTTGCTTCAAACGATGGACATGATTGTCAGCAAGAAAAAACGGTCAGCGAGAACTAACTCTCTAATCACTTGGCAAAATGTTGTTAAAAAACATCCGTCATCTCAATGCGCAGCATCGCCATGACACGAAGGCAGATGTACCAACGTGGCGAAGACCAGAACAAACAGACGGGCTTGTGGGGGATGATCAAGAGCGTCACCTCATCGCAAACGGGCAGCGAAAGTACGTCCCGTTTTAAAGGCAGAAACAAAATGGCCTCCACTTAGTGCGCTCACACCTATTTTTCTGCAGATTTGTCTCTCATCCAGCAGGAAGTGGACGCCCTGGAAGAGCTCAGTCGACAGCTTTTCCTCGAGACTGTTGACTTGCAAGCCACCAAGGTTTGCCGTGAAGATATACATGACTATAGCATCAATAGTGGAGTTATATTTTCTGACTGATGTGTTTCTCCAGGAGCGCATTGAGTACTCCAAGACGTTCCAAGGAAAATACTTCAACTTCCTGGGCTACTTCTTTTCCATTTATTGTGTGTGGAAAATATTTATGGTGAGCACACAAGCGCACCTGCCGGATTTGTACGATGTGGTTGCAAATATGAATATAATTGTTTGTCTAAATGAAGGCCACCATCAACATCGTCTTCGATCGAGTGGGAAAGACGGATCCGGTGACAAGAGGCATTGAAATTACGGTCAATTACCTGGGCATCCAGTTTGATGTAAGAGTACAATTCATGCTCTATTTGTTTCAATTCCTTATGTTTTGACACtgtagaaaaaaacaaccacattGATTATGAATGtaaacatgtattttatttattcttttatttgggGGAAAATTCTACGACACAAACCTTTATGTataacatttaaattcacaacaactagtcaaaaaaaatatatagaattttgcaatgcttattttttgACAGAGCATTTCTGAACTAAAACAAGTGAACAATCTGACAGACTGCTTCCcaattgcatatatatatatatatatatatatatatatatatatatatatatgtatatatatgtatgtatatatatgtatgtatatatatgtatgtatgtatatgtatgtatgtatgtatgtatatgtatgtatgtatatgtatgtatatatatgtatgtatatatatgtatgtatatatatgtatgtatatatatgtatgtatatatatgtatatgtatgtatatatatgtatgtatatatatgcatatatatatgcatatatatatatatatatatatatatatataattttgcaatgcttattttttgACAGTGCATTTCTGAACTAAAACAAGTGAAATATCTGACAGACTGGTTCCCAATTCTTctctaaatttaattttaaaatgcatttggatcaggttaaataaataaaaaaatgtcaataaaccatgttttacaaaactatttaaaaaaacagactcTTTAAATTATTcaccaaattaaaataaaattgtctaAAGTTTTAGTTCAAATGAAATAATTGaattagctaaaaaaaaaaaaaaattaaatatgaaaaataggtTGTTTTTTAGCATGTTTAACTTCTCTATTTGTAATTTCCAAGGAGAGAAAATCATTCCATATCATCTTTGTAATgattaattattattcatttgtttgtgcTCATCTACCAGGTCAAGTTTTGGTCCCAGCACATTTCCTTCATTTTGGTGGGCATCATCATCGTCACATCTATACGAGGTTTACTCATAACTCTCACAAAGGTAGGAAGTGCACACACAGGTGATGTGTTTAGGGAAACTAAGTAAAATTGTGCTTCTCCAATACAGTTCTTTTACGCTATATCGAGCAGCAAGTCTTCAAACGTCATCGTGCTGGTCCTGGCTCAGATTATGGTgagtacttatatatatatatatagaagtGATATAgaagttcaatccattttgaactcAGAACGCTGCCAGCCCTCGCAATTCAAACCGGTTCGGACATTTATTGCCGTAAAGGGCAGTAAAGTATCATTGACAGCAACACGTGTGTGTTTATTTCAGGGCATGTACTTTGTGTCGTCGGTGTTGCTGATGCGCATGAGCATGCCGCTTGAGTACCGCTCCATTGTGACGGAGGTTCTGGGAGAGCTGCAGTTCAACTTTTACCACCGCTGGTTCGACGTCATCTTCCTGGTCAGCGCCCTGTCCAGTATTCTCTTCCTCTATCTGGCCCACAAGCAATCCCCCGAGAAGCACATGGCACTGTGACCCccgctaccaccaccaccaacatgTTCCTGAATCAGGAATTTGAAAAGCGGACCCTTCGCTTTGAAGTATTTTTGCCGTTTCTGctacttttgactttttttctggggTAGGAACACACTGGAGTTGCTTCAGTTTTACTTTTTCTCTCTATTGTTCTTTACTTTGATATTAGtactctgtattttttttagcattcaaTAAAAGCAGAAAATGATGGCACGATTTTTCGAGTGTATGAGTAACTCGAGGTTACACAGTAAAATAAAATTCTCCAAAAGTTGCGGTAGCTGAAGATTTTAAGTAAGCAGAACCAACatttgaatgaatgttcattcgctgctaGCCTTCCCAGTTTATAAGGATTCGACATCTACTAGGGACAGGCTCAATTCCCAGAAAAAGCACGCCATATGATTGGACGACTTTCAtagtcagtggcactgaaactgttaattcggtactcggacgtttcgtcgaaagacgtttggtccctggacgtttggtcgaccggacgtttggtcgaccggacgtttggcagaacggacgtttagtagaacggacgtttggtcgccgagttgttactgttgaaaccagctctgaaaattacaatcatgagagagtgagtttaatgtctaaatatctaatattaaaatatcaacagtaaactgtcataatttgacagcgagcaaacccagcgaccaaacgtccgttctaccaaacgtccgttctaccaaacgtccgttcgaccaaacgtccggtcgaccaaacgtccggggaccaaacgtccggggaccaaacgtccggtcacggttaataattcatattaaaaacaaacaacagtaTATAGCAGAGCTGTCAAATATTACAAATCTCTATTTTACTACACCAGTCTTTAACAAACTACTAAACattcattttgtatcaaaactaaaaactatactaagcaatgttttttttccagcaatttacctgaaaacaaattaaatgttgAAAGTCTTTGTTTTTGGCTCACCATTGTAACTTACCAAGACGATTAATTTGGAACACAACATCATCCTGTAAAttggttttgcattttgcacactgaaaacattcaattattttcaaagTTAAGTAGCGTgctcaatttattttttcatcagtTGTTTCAAGCAGTCTAGACGTTTGTTCGCTATGTCGACAAAACGTAAACGTTGATTtgctgtttgtcatttttatttctttgcaagaattaactactgaaaaatgaaactgaaaatcagaaaattaaataatattgaGCTGTATTTTTGTACGCGTCGCTTATAAATGCCACTAAgaaaaagggtcacaaaatcggaaaattctctttaaccactatgaaatatgatttttgacatttggcagctctgctataGCCTACAGGCACTGAACCTTCTACTTTAACGCTTCTCTAAAATGTCATAAACACAGTTGAAATAAAGTACTAAAATGTTAAAACAGTCGTTAAAATACCATTTATTGTATCAACAGCATCATTGATAagcttatatttaaaaaaatctgaggtTCTTACATATTCGACGCACTACAACACATTGTCAATGACttcatatttttgaatttaCTCAAATACAATACGTGACTATCTGAAAAATCCAATTAGTTATGTAAACATGTGCGATGAATCTGTGTACCAGAAGTCTTTTTTGTCCTTTGATGATGATTGTTAGGAATGTTTTACGTGGTCATGTTGCTTCTTAAAGTCTGTCATCCATACTAtcagaagatgaagatgaagacacaGATGAGGTCTGCAAGGAGAGAGACAATTAGCATTAAGTGTGGTTGCTAGGAATCATCCACTTACCgcattttacggactataatgTACTGCATGTCATTTGTTCCTATCTTTTAACATTGTGTTTATTGCTTTATTTAGTGTGGAGTTGCTTTGCATAGCAAAGCAGTCCACATAATGTTTTACAGTGGCCTCAAAAACAacttattttgttaaaaaaagcctCATTAATTTTCAATGGAAATACATTTCAATCTTAAAAATACTTCTACTTGTCCTACAGTCAAATTGAAGTACTCCAAACATCAAAACATTCGCAAAATCAAGGCACACTAATGTAATCAACCAGTTTTGGACAAAAATGTATAATTCTGCATACATTTTTCGTCTCCCACAAAAAGATGTCCATTAAATCCTTTTGATTTTCAACTAAAACCTGCAAAAAATGCTCTAAAATCAACAGTTCATGATCCAGCTAAAACCGGTTAGTGACCCAAAATTGACTTACTGACAACGATAgacattcatttcatttaaacagCGAGGACTTGCTTtcattcaatggcagccaattttaaatatattgaattaattaaaaatattcatgttCAATTGTGCATATTTGTATTAACAAGTAAGTCATTCACCCGCTCTTTTGCTGGCAGCATAACGTCCCAATCTTGGCAAACCGAAGCATCGCATTCCTGATTTTGGCTGTGTACTTGTGCCCGCGACGTCTCGCCAAGGAGCTGCCGCGTGATGGGTGTGGCCCTGAGCTTGAGCCGCTCGTAGACGTTCTTGGCGGCCACCAGCATCTCCAACTTGTGGCCTGTAACGCGGATCAACTCCACCACCTCCTCGTGCGTGCAGCACTCCACGTTCTTCCCGTTCACCTCCACCACCACGTCGTCATCCTCCAGGCCGGCAACGTCGGCGACCCCGCCCTTCACCACCTGCGATAGAAGACCGCAGGTGAGGTGGTCCGAAATCGTCCTCGTCCGTTTTTCTTTCCGTCTTACCTCTTTGATGTACTGTCCGAAGACCCCTTGGATGCCGTTAAGATGGAAACCGAATCCCGCAGCCGTCTTCTCCATTTTGCACAACTTGGGTTTGAGCTCCAGGTCTTCCTCGGTCTCCGACTCCTCGGCACGCGTGGGCGCTTTGTACAAGTTGGTGGCTTCCGAGTAACTGGGTGGGAAAACAGTGTCCTTCTTCTCCTCCCAGAAGAGCATGGGTGACACTTTGCCCTAAGTGGACAAGAACAGACGTCTGCTGCACTGCCACGATGAAGCGACTATTTGACATCTAAtcaatggtactcggacgtttggtcgaaagacgtttggtcgaccggacgtttggtcgatcggacgtttggtcgaccggacgtttggtagaacggacgtttggacggttgttactgttgaaaccagctctcaaaattataatcatgagagagagagagtgagtttaatatctaaatatctaatatcaaaatatcaacagtaaactctctgtcataatttgacagcgagcgaacccggcgaccaaacgtccgtgctaccaaacgtctgttctaccaaacgtccgttcgaccaaacgtccggggaccaaacgtccggtcacgctaatCAATCAACAAACGAACTGTTTTGATCGTGGAATAAGTTGTTAGCactttggcctcgcagttctgaggtcgagggttcgatccctcgTTGGTCCTCActctatggagtttgcatgttctacatGGGCTTGCGttgattttctccgggtactccggtctcgtcccatatcccaaaacatgcatggtaggctggttgaacactctaaattgcccttagttaTGAGTGGTTGCCTgggagccttgtgaggataagcggttcggaaaatgaatgatttatatttctacgtatttatatttatgtaaacatatatatttatgtaagcAATTTTTCAATATAAGCTGAGATTTTAGATTCAAAACAGACTTTtactaaaatacaaaaacaggtcagtttttttcattcatacattttctgaactgctttatcctcattagggtcacgggtggtgctggagcctatcccagctgactccgagccagaggcaggggacaccctgaatcagtgcccagtcgatcgcaggggacaaggcgacggacaaccatgcacactcacacccaaacctgggggcaatttagagtgtccaatcagcctaccatgcatgttgttttggaatgtggcagaaAATCAGAGTACCTGATGGTCTGGCTGTATGATtttaagtgtgaatggtcgtctgtctctccgtGCGCCCTAcgtctgactggcgaccagtcgagggtgtagtctgcctttcgcactAAATCAGATGGGTCCTGCAACCCTTGGGAGGATGCATGGTCTGGATTATGAATGAATTATCTATGTACCTATAACTCCATTAATCGCAAAAAATATATCAGATTAATCGACGTCAAAAAATCATTGGTCGTAGTTTCGCAGTTTATATGGATTGGATTTCTATCACCGGCTAATGTTATACCGCAGCGCTATCTCACCTGATCATACATGAGGTCCGTGTCGTTGTCCACCACTAGGAGGCAGCACTTATTGCCGCTCTGCCTGATAGCGTCCACCACTTGCTCGTGAGTGTACGTGTTCACCTGTTGCCCGTCGACAGCCACCAGTCTGTCGTTCTCCATCAAACCTCCACGCTCAGCTGGGCTGCCTCGGTCTATCGTGCCGATCACATGACCTGCATGGACCACCTCGCTGTCAGTTGGGTTTGTTTCCGCGGTGACGACGGAAGCCAAAGCACTTGCCTATCACATCAGGCTCCTCCAGGAGCAGGAAGCCGTATCCGTCGGGCGCTCGGGTCAACTGCACGATGCGCGGTTGGAACGGAAGGCATTCGGTGGTGGCGCAACCAGCGCAGATCTTCAGGTTCAGATTGCGGTAGTAGAGGTCAGTCTCGGCGTCGGAAAGTAGGAACATGAGGTTCCTGCCCGCCTTCTTGACTTTATCCACCACATGCTCGTGGGTGTCGGTCTCAACGTTTTCGCCGTTCACTTCCAGTAGCCGGTCGTTGGTTTTGACGCCAGCGCGGTCCGCCACCCCGCCCGGAACCACCTCGGTTACAGATACGCCTTCCTTGCCTGAAAGTGGATCACGGTGGGTTGCTATGAAatttgcgtgaccggacgtttcgtcgacggacaattcgtcgccggacacttcgtcgccagacacttcgtcgaccggacatttcatcgccggcgtttcgtcgccggatatttcgtcgatggacaattcgtaaggttagtggttagaattagggttaggggatagtggttaaggttagaattagggttaggggatagtggttagggttagtggttaggattaggggatagtggttagaggttagggttagtggttagtggttaaggttagggttaacctaacctcaaccttgcgaacgattgttttgttgcataaataattattatcaaccaggtaatctcgctctctctcaaaattataatcatgagagagtttttacttcagattttttaaaggaactttgacattaaaataaaacgaaaattgtccgtcgacgaaatgtccatcgacgaaatgtccgtcgacgaaatgtcaaaaatttggtggtgcgacttatactcaggtgtgttGTGTAATGTGGAATTTAGGGTACCACCACAAATATGGTTGAagaatcattatatatatatatatagtgcggaaaatacggtacataaaaGATAACATCTCTGAGGAtcaattttagtcattttagtTAGTGTCCTTCCAGAgaagaacaaaataaacaagaacAAAACAAGCACTTCCTTCCTCCAGGCATGTCAAAAAAAGTAGAGGTTTATAGTCGAGAAATTGTGTTAAAATCTCTAATTTCAGAATTGGATTCTTTCTCTAAATGCGCAGTTTAAAAGTGAACTTTGAAGAACAGTTCAGATGTATTTAAAATTACGTGTTACCTTTTACTGAACGAAGAGAGAAGCCATAGTCTGACCCGGACTTAACCAGGTAGCACAGTCTTGCTTTTGGAACCTGCTGGCCCACACCGTTGACTGCTGCCATTGGTTGAGGCTTTTCCAGGTTCACGCCCTGCGACTTGGCCTGCTTGTAGGAAGCTTCGTCTAGAGTCTGGAAGGCGACGGTGACCCCGCTGTTTTTCACCGACTCCACCACCTGAACCAGTGCAGCTGAGGTGTAAGACTTTCTTAAAAAGCACATTACGTGGCAAAATGGACTCACTCGCCTCTGAATGGGTAAGACCGTCGACAAATTTGCCGTTGACTCTGAGAATGCGGTCCCCGTCTTTCATGCCGGCCAACTCGGCCGGGCCTCCCATCTCTAGGCAGCGGATCAGGTGACCCTCCTCGCCGTGCTCTAACCTCAAGTAGAACCCAAAGGTGTGACCCGGCCTCTTGGTCAGGGAAATCACTTTTGGCTTGTACACAGCCATGTTCTGTCATCAACAACAGTGATATTATAAATGAGGCATTGActtccattgacggtgatagatgatCAATTCATTTGATGTGAGAGGGTTGACACCGAAAAATATTGCTCATCAGAACGGTTGCCACGattaattttttaaacagtttttgtccaactttacaacgtctttttgagtctgtatccgttttagctaccgcaaccaagatggcgccgttcaagtggcagccggtggcggtagctccgtccactctagctcgttttgtgtttcgctgcttttctgtcttaattatttttatttggtgattcttaaagatcccatttactttgatttgttttgtactttgcgcttttgctttgttgttctgtctaatcaccctctgctactgtcacaatgaaatttcacgaatacgggatgaataaaagttatccaatccaatgataaCAATATTCCAAAGAAAATACTCTATGCTGAATACAATTCTTGATGCTATGAAACCCATGGAAATTTAATGTTATTTCACCTATTAAGTCCAATCAtcattctgctgtgaattgaaatgtttgtcactagaggtccaatccatttgaaggggAACTGGACTTCTAGcaaagccaatgagttgaacAGGAAAAAACTATAAAGagtattgcaaaaataaaaaatacaaatacatttctGGTTTCCCTATGGGAGTGCAAATCAAATAACTTAGTATATCAATACTTTTCCAATTAAATTTCACACCCACAACATATCAGTATTGATACTTTTTGATACCTTTGACAACTTTAATGTCTACTAGTGACAGCATAAGAATTAAAAgggccacatgattggacgtctaccactgTGAATGGCaccaaaagattaaaaaaaatcttctgtgCTTGTTTCACAGTGACATTTACTGCTTAATCGCTTTTCTTGGTTATGACTCAAGGTAAAGTCAGGCAGCACTTTGGACTGTTTTGCCACTGTCATCCATTTTGTTGGATATCAGATATTTTTATTGTGGAGAAATGGCATGCGCCATTAACTAATCGGTCAATGGTCAATTTCTATCAGAAATTACATAATAAGAACGCAAGTGACAGGAAAGGATGATTAAAATAGCAAAATAAAACCTAAATGACATTTAGGTAAGAGTAAAAGTATTTTAGCATAAAGAGTGTGAATTTCTTCGACTCGGTTAatggagaaaatgtttaaacTGGAGTTTAACTCATTACATAAATTCATGGATtacaattaattaattacaaaAGATTTTATGAGTTAACGTTGATGCCTGCATTTGCATTTAATAAATACGAACTAAAAGCATGGAgggaatacataaataaatggcaCTCAAGGATtaagaaaaacataaaatggggaaaattcagattttttttgacagATTTACTAAGTGTATTTGTTAAACGCAAATTCAGGCTTCAATGGGTTAA
This window encodes:
- the LOC144086878 gene encoding Golgi pH regulator — its product is MSFLVDSVIMFTSQVLFFGFGWLFFMRKLFKDYEVRQYVVQVVFSVTFAFSCTMFELIIFEILGALSSSSRYFHWKLNLYVILLVLIFVVPFYIGYFVVSNIRLLHRQRLLFACMVWFTFMYFFWKLGDPFPILSPKHGILSIEQLISRVGVIGVTLMALLSGFGAVNCPYTYMSYFLRNVSDSDILALERRLLQTMDMIVSKKKRIAMTRRQMYQRGEDQNKQTGLWGMIKSVTSSQTGSENLSLIQQEVDALEELSRQLFLETVDLQATKERIEYSKTFQGKYFNFLGYFFSIYCVWKIFMATINIVFDRVGKTDPVTRGIEITVNYLGIQFDVKFWSQHISFILVGIIIVTSIRGLLITLTKFFYAISSSKSSNVIVLVLAQIMGMYFVSSVLLMRMSMPLEYRSIVTEVLGELQFNFYHRWFDVIFLVSALSSILFLYLAHKQSPEKHMAL
- the pdzk1 gene encoding Na(+)/H(+) exchange regulatory cofactor NHE-RF3, whose product is MAVYKPKVISLTKRPGHTFGFYLRLEHGEEGHLIRCLEMGGPAELAGMKDGDRILRVNGKFVDGLTHSEVVESVKNSGVTVAFQTLDEASYKQAKSQGVNLEKPQPMAAVNGVGQQVPKARLCYLVKSGSDYGFSLRSVKGKEGVSVTEVVPGGVADRAGVKTNDRLLEVNGENVETDTHEHVVDKVKKAGRNLMFLLSDAETDLYYRNLNLKICAGCATTECLPFQPRIVQLTRAPDGYGFLLLEEPDVIGHVIGTIDRGSPAERGGLMENDRLVAVDGQQVNTYTHEQVVDAIRQSGNKCCLLVVDNDTDLMYDQGKVSPMLFWEEKKDTVFPPSYSEATNLYKAPTRAEESETEEDLELKPKLCKMEKTAAGFGFHLNGIQGVFGQYIKEVVKGGVADVAGLEDDDVVVEVNGKNVECCTHEEVVELIRVTGHKLEMLVAAKNVYERLKLRATPITRQLLGETSRAQVHSQNQECDASVCQDWDVMLPAKERTSSVSSSSSSDSMDDRL